The Vicinamibacteria bacterium genomic sequence TCGACGCATCCCCCGCCCGTCGGGGAGCTCGAAACTCCAGAGGTCATCTTCCGGTAGCGACAACAACTGGGCAATGGCCGCCAGCGCCTCCAGATTGAAGAGGGAATAGGAGTAGGGTTTCGTGCGCCTCGTCTCCAGGGGGAAGCTGCCATCGGCGGCCATTTGGCTCGGCAGGAGGACGGTCTTGAAGCGGCTGCGACAGTAGTCCGTCAACTCCTGGTTGTTCGTCAGGCTGGCGAAGGCCGCGACCTGCATGACCCAGCAAGTGCCGTGATTGTTCTTGGCCTCGCGCTCCTCGAGCCCGTTCGCACTCGTGGTGAGCCAGCGGAGATAGTCCGCGAACCACTGACGGACGCCCTCGTGCTCAGCTCTCGTCAGTCCGGGGGCGCCCACCAGCGTCTCGACCGCGCGCGCGACCTCGACGAGGTGGATCGTGTCGATAACCCCGGTCCCACGCCCGCTGACCCGGCCGTGGATCGCCTGCGCGTAGCGGAGGTGGGGACTCATGCGCGTGGCTTCCTCAAGGAACCATGCGCGAAGGTGAAGGGCGGCGTGGGTCGCGTAGCGAGGGTCTCCCGTCAACTTCCAAGCCGCGGCCAGGGCGGGGACCTGGACGCTCAGACGCATGAGGGCACGGCGGTGATCAACGAAATTGTGCGGGTTGGACAGGCCGTCGCGTTGAATGTAAGGCCCGTCTGGATGCCCGGGGTCCGGCCACCAATAGTCGCCCTCAGAGAAGAAGTCGTGGACTCCACCCGCACTCCGCTCGGACCCGGAGCTTGTGACTGTATCCGGCGGCTGGGTGAGATAGGCGTGGGCCGCCTTCAGGATCCGCTCGCGATCGAAAGCTGGGAGATCAAGAGGTCGATCCCCCGCCCCTGGGCCAGCCAACGCGAGCACAACAGAAGGAGCGAGGAAGAGCGGGATCAAGAAGATCTCTCTAACTAACGGTCATGGTTGGGGCCGGTGCGGTTCGTTCCTAGACTTGTCCTTCAGGTGCTGGAAATAGGCAACCGCTTTTAGGCGTGGCACCGCCCCGGACCCTGTCCTTGGTCAGCGGCCGGAGCGTGCCAGCATTTGCGATTTTGCCACCCCCCACAATCGTGCATATATCACAGGGGACATCCTGCGGAGCAGCGCGGAGCTCTAAGGCCCCGCTTCCTAGCCCAAGTTGCCGACCGTCGTCACGGCAGGTGGATCTCAGGGATCGGCGCCCCGGAGAAACGCGGCAATCGCTGAGCGCACGAACTACTTGGGGCAAGCCGCTGCGCCACGCTATAGCGGATGGCGGCAGTACTCCCCCGCTTCTGGGAGGGCATTCTTCTCGACCCACCAGGGGTGGATTTCCCCCACCAGATGTCCCTCCTTCACCAATGGGTCGCTAGTGGTTAAGGCCTTCGCGTCCTCAAGCGAAGGAACCTGAAACAGAAAGATTCCGCGCAAATCGCCGTCGTCTCCGAGCGGCCCGGCTACGATCAGCTTCTTCGCACGCCACATGGAGCGGATATTTGCCAGGTGGGCCTCCTGCAAGGCGGTTGCGTCGTGTGACGCGTTCCAGTGTGGCCCTTTTCTGAGAAGGACTATATAGACTGTGGTCATCCGGTCGGATCTCACGTCTTCCACGGTGTGACTCGGTCCGTAGCCCGACGCGAGACTGAACAGGACGGCCAGGCCCACTCTTCTCATTGGCCAGGGGAAGAGGCGGCCGGCCCGCGGCCAAACTTCTGAGTGGCATAACCAACAATGGCGCCGGCGAGGCTACCCGGAAGCATGATCTCCAGGTAGTAGTGCCTCTTGGTGAGCGCATCCGGCTGGGAGGCGACCCAGTAGGCGAACAGAAGGCCCAACACGAGGCCGAAAGCAATACCCAGGGGCAGAGACCGTACTTTGCGGGCGAAAAAGCCCGCGGCGAGGCCAACGACGAGCCCTTTGACCGTCGATCCGACGACGATAAAGGCGATCTCGGGGGCGACTTCAGGGGCGGAGACTAGCGCGCTGAGACCATCGAAAACGCCCAGGAGCGCACCAACGATGACGCCGAGCAGGGGTTTGTTCACCTTTCCATCCTCCTTCAGAGCTTGGGTTCCTTCTCTTCTTACGTTTCGGCTGCGGTTTCTTTAGTTGCCGAGAAGGAACTGCCCAAAAACGCGAGTCAGCGTAAAACAGCCCTATTCTGCCGCAAACATCGGGTAGCCCGGCGGCTTGGTCCTCCGGGTCTCAGTGGAGTCGAGCCAGCTCTCTCCCGCTCGATCCTGTCAACCCTGAGGCCTTGGTCTTTGCCCGCAGCCTGACGCTCCCAAACCCGACGAAGCCCAGTCACCGGTGGGAAAGCTCCCTAGGGAGCCGGCCGCTCTGCCCAAAGACGTCCGGCGCGCAGGTATGCATATTTCGTCCGGCAAGTTCTCGCTTCGGTGATAGTCACTGCTGGTGATGTCAGTCACATAATTGACTTGGCAACGCTAGTAGAACAGAGTGATACGGTAGGACAAGGCTCAGCTACTGGTCAGGGCCTCTCTGAACAGGTATCTTTATTGACACTGAAAACTCCGGGAAGCCGGCATCGGCAACCCGGAACTCAACGAATCCGCCACGCCGATGAAAGCTCAGGGTGCCTCTGGGTCTCCTCCGCCCAGAGTGAGACCCGGCGTCCATCCTGGGACGACCGCTTGTGCAAAAGGAGAACGATGACGAGGAACGAGTCGGGCTTCACTTTGATCGAGCTTTTGATCGTTGTCGCGATCATCGGGATCATCGCAGCGATTGCCATCCCCAGCCTCCTCCGCGCGCGCGTTTCCGCCAACGAGGCTGCGACCGTCGGCGACATGCGGACACTCATCTCTGGCCAGGCGGCCTACCAATCGTCTAACTCTGGTTTTTACGACGGCGATTTGACCTGTCTCGTGACGCCGGGGAACGGCGCTTGCATTCCTTCTTACCCCACGAACGCGCCGACGTTCCTGGACAGCCAGCTCGCCTCCCAAAACCCCAAGTCGGGCTACAGCCGAAGCTTTCTCGCCGGAGCCGTGCTGGCTCCCCTGCCCGCGTATGCTTCGCCGACCAGTATCGGCGCCTACGTCTACGCCGCCACTCCGGTCAGCGTCGGCCAGACGGGCGTTCGGGGCTTTGGCAGCGATTTCTCGGGGCTCATCTGCTACACACCATCGGGCGCTCTCGTAGGGGTGACGGCCGACCCCCAGCTAGACATCACTACCTGCACGCCCCTCCAGTAGACACGCTCCCCAGCCCAAATCCAGAGGCTTGGGTACCAGGGCGAGTCTCGTCCGCGCCGTCGGAGGTAGGCGCGCAGGCGCCCCGGCCGACAGGGGTCTCGATCGGCCTGCTTCGAAGAAGGGCCTACGAATCAATGCCTTAGCGCGAGCCCTCCGCCGTGGCCCCACCGGCGCCGCCCCTCACCCCGCGTGGGCTCCCCACAAGCCAGCGCGACGACTACAATCCGTACACGTATTGGAGGCGGCACCCATGGAAGCTCGGCACCTCGAGGGCATCGCGAGCCTCCAGCAGCAGCTTGGCCGGGTGATCCTCGGGAAAAGCGAGGCAATCGAGCGGCTCGTCGTATGCCTGCTCGGCGGGGGCCACGTTCTCATGGAGGACGTGCCGGGGGTGGGCAAGACCACCCTCGCGAAAGCTCTCGCCCGTTCGCTCGACGCGGACTTTAAGCGCGTGCAGTTCACCCCCGACCTCCTGCCCACGGACATTCTGGGCTCCTCTGTATACAACCCGAGCGATGGGGGCTTCTCCTTCAAGGCCGGGCCCGTCTTTACCAACGTCCTCCTCGCCGACGAGATCAACCGCGCCTCCCCCCGGACCCAGTCCGCGCTCCTCGAAGCCATGAGCGAGCGGCAGGCCTCGATCGAGGGCACCACCCATCCCCTCCCGTCGCCCTTCTTGGTCATCGCCACCCAGAACCCGGCCGAGTTTCACGGCACCTACCCGCTGCCCGAAGCTCAGCTCGACCGCTTCGCGATGCGCATCGACCTCGGCTACCCTACGGCCGAGCACGAGGTAGACGTGCTCTTCAGCCAGGCCCACCACCATCCCCTCGACGACGTGGTGACCGTCCTCGACGGCGCGACCGTGGAGGAGCTGCAGGCCCAGGTGCGGGCGGTGCGCGTCGAGCGGGGGATCGGCCGCTATGCGGTGGCCCTCGCCGACGCCACTCGCAACCACCCATCGCTGAAGCTGGGTTGCTCCCCGCGCGGGGCGCTCCTGCTCTTCCGGATGACGCAGGCCCATGCCTTCGTGGCCGGCCGGGACTATGCGATTCCCGAGGACCTGAAGGCGGTGGCCATCCCCGTCTTGGCTCATCGTCTCAGCCTCGACACCAAGGCGAGGTATTCCGGCATCCTGAAGGAAGACGTGGTCCGCGAGGTGCTCGACCGGGTCTCGGTGGGGGTTTAGGAGCGTGGCGGACCCTAGGGCCGGGCGCTGGACGAGGCGGAGCGCGCTCGCGTCTCTTCTCCTACGCTTCGTGCGCGAGCGGCTCACGGCCCGCGGTCGCTACCTCCTGGGCGCGACCGCCGCCCTAGCTCTCCTGGGCCTCGACACTCTGCGTTCGCAAGTGTTCCTGCTGTTCGCGGCGGCCGCCGCCACTCTTCTCGTCGCCCTGGTCTTCACGTTCTGGCCCCCGCCCCGCGCGCGATTCGAGTGCCCCCTGCCCGCACGAACCACCGCCGGCCGTTCCTTCACAGTGCGGGCGCGGGTGAGGAGTGCGCGGGGCGAGCTCCCCGACCTCCGCCTCTCGCTTCGGCCGCGGTCGGAGGACGAGAACTCTCTGGTGGTCCGCCCCGCGGAGGCGCTCCTCGCCGCGGGCACGGAGGAAGCAACCGAAGTCTCGCTCCAGATCGAGGCCCTCCAGCGGGGGCGATATGTCCTGCAGGGGCCTTCCTTGCGGGCGACGGACCCTCTCCGCCTCGTGACCGGCCGCGCCTCGCGTCTCCCCGACCAGGCGCTCATCGCGTACCCGCGGTTCTGGCGGATGCCGGAGTTCGCAGTGCCCCTGGGCCGGCGCTACCAGCCGGGCGGCATACCGCTCTCCTCGAATGTCGGCGACGCGGTCGAGTTCGTCGGTACTCGGGACTATCGGCAAGGCGACCCCCTTCGCAATATCCACTGGCGCTCATGGGCCCGCCGGGGGGCGCCGGTGGTGAAGGAGTACCAGGAGGAGTACTTCTGCCGGATCGCGATCGTGCTCGACACGTTCCTGCCGAAGCGGGTACGCTCCGGGGACCGGCGTGCCTTCGAGGCAGCGATCTCGGTCGCGGCATCGGTCGCTGACTTCTTCAGCCGAACCGAGCACGTCGTGGACGTGCTCGCCGCCGGGCCGATCCTCTACGAGGTGAGCGCGGGCCGCAGCCTTGCCTACCTCGAGAACATTCTCGACGTGCTCGCCTGCATCGAGCCCTGTCCCGAGCCACCCTTCCGGACGATCGCCCCCGCGCTCTTCGAGAGACTCGGCCAGGTGACGACCGTGGTGGCGGTCGTACTCGACTGGGACGAGGCGCGCCAGGGCTTTCTGAGCCAGATACGTGCGCTCGGAACCGCGGTCCGTGCCGTGGTGGTCCACGAGGGACCAACCACCCGGCCCTGGGAGGGAGTGAGCGACGAGCTGGGTTTCGTGGAGCTCATGACTCCGGACTACATCGAGCGGGCTTTGGCCGCCGAGGGCGCGGCGTGATCGAGCGTGTGCGCCGCCTCGATGCCAGGGAGGCTGCGCTCGTGGCCTTCGCCGTGGCGGGGGCCGCCGCCTTCGCGTGGGGTCGGGCCGAACCGCGGGCGTGGCTGCTTCTGCTCCCCTTTTCTGCGGCGGCCGCCTTTCGCATCACGGCCGTTCCCGCTCCGCTGCGCGGGGCCTCCGAGAAGGTCGCCTGGATCGCCACCGGCCTATTGGGAGGGGCGGTCTTCTACTGGCTCGCCTCGCCCGAGGGTCTGGGCCAGCCCGCGCCCCCGCTACCGGCAGCGGCCGCCTACGGGGCCCCGCTGCTCTCGGCGATTTTCTTGGCCGGGCGCTCGGTTTGGCCGCCCGCGCGGGCGCTGGTGCCGGCGGTCCTCGTTACCACCGTCGTGGGAGCCTCCCAGGCGCGCAGTGCCCGGGCAATGGAAATCGCGGTCGCCGCCGTGGCCCTGGGCGCCGCGTTTCTACTGCTGAACGACAAGAGACCGGGGCCCGCCTCCGCGCGGCGTTGGCGCCTGGTCCGGTTCGGTCCCTTCGCCCTCCTGGTGGGGGTGGTCGGCGCGGCAATCGCGTGGGCCCTCCCGCGAGCACAGCCACGTGTGATTCAGGCGGCCGCCCAAGCAGCTTTCCCCGCGGGCACATCTCGGTTTTCCCCGGAGGCGAGGCTTGGCGGCACCGAGGAACTCACGCTGTCGTCCGAGGTGGCGATGCGGGTCTGGACCGATCGGCCGCAGAAGCTGCGGGCCTGGGTCGCCACGCGGTTCGACGGCGCGACCTGGCTTCGCACACGCAGCGCAGTGCGCCCGGTGTTCCCCGCCCCGTCCACACCTCCGGCGGAACTCGTAACGTGGCTCGCGGAGGTACCCGGGGAGACATTCCTGGTCACCTCCGAGCAGCGCGAGACATCTCCCGCCATCCCGCTGGACAGAGCTCGAGTTCTGCTGGTCGGTGCCATACCCGGCTCCATCCCCGCCCCTCGGGGGTTGCTCATTGTCCGCGTGCGCACGGAACGCCTCGGGATCGACCCCTCCGGACTTCTGACCCCGGCCCTGGCCCCGGATAGCCTCTACGCCGTGCTGAGCGGCACACCGGGCCCGGAGCCGGCGCCCGGGCCGGACCTGGTCGCTCTGCCCGCCGACACAGACCCGCGCCTCGTGGCCTTGGCCGAGAGCCTCGGCGGGGGCGCGGTCACGAACGAGGAGCGCGTGGAGCGCACCGTCCGTTACCTCCAGACGCAGCTGCGGTATTCGCTTTGGGTTGGGCGGTTCCGGTCGCGGCAGTTCGTGGCGGAGTTCGTGCTCGAAAAGAAGCAGGGGTGGTGCCAGTACTTTGCGACCGCGGCCGCGGTGCTGCTCCGACTGCAGGGAGTGCCCACCCGCTACGTTTCGGGGTTCCAGCTGAGACCCCAGCTTCTTCGCGGCGGGCACTACGTGGTGCGCCAAGCCGATGCCCACGCATGGATCGAAGCTTGGCTGCCGGGCCGCGGCTGGGTGGAGGCGGACCCGACGCCGGGCGCGGGTTACAACCGCGCGCACGGCGAGCCCGGCGGAGGCTGGCTCCAGGAGACCTGGCACTGGCTGTGCGGTCTCGGCGGCCTCCTCCTCGCCGTCGACTGGAAGGCCGTGCCCGGGTTGCTCTGGAGGGAGGCGCTGGCCCTCGCCACCCACGCACGGGTGCGAACCGGGCTGTCCGCGACGGCCGTGCTGCTGCTGATCGCCATCGCGGTGTGGATGTTCCGGTCGTCGCGGGCCACGCGTGCGCGCCATGGCGTTGCTCCTACCTCCTCCGGGTTCGAGCTCGCACCCCTCCTCGACCGCCTAGACGGGCTCTGGGCACAGCACGGCGTCCCCCGGCCCCCGAGCC encodes the following:
- a CDS encoding alginate lyase family protein, which produces MIPLFLAPSVVLALAGPGAGDRPLDLPAFDRERILKAAHAYLTQPPDTVTSSGSERSAGGVHDFFSEGDYWWPDPGHPDGPYIQRDGLSNPHNFVDHRRALMRLSVQVPALAAAWKLTGDPRYATHAALHLRAWFLEEATRMSPHLRYAQAIHGRVSGRGTGVIDTIHLVEVARAVETLVGAPGLTRAEHEGVRQWFADYLRWLTTSANGLEEREAKNNHGTCWVMQVAAFASLTNNQELTDYCRSRFKTVLLPSQMAADGSFPLETRRTKPYSYSLFNLEALAAIAQLLSLPEDDLWSFELPDGRGMRRAMAFMVPYIRDRKGWPFPSDVSYDTEWPMRQASLLFAGRAFREPTYVELWKTLRADSSVDEVIRNFFIRQPVLWVK
- a CDS encoding MoxR family ATPase, which gives rise to MEARHLEGIASLQQQLGRVILGKSEAIERLVVCLLGGGHVLMEDVPGVGKTTLAKALARSLDADFKRVQFTPDLLPTDILGSSVYNPSDGGFSFKAGPVFTNVLLADEINRASPRTQSALLEAMSERQASIEGTTHPLPSPFLVIATQNPAEFHGTYPLPEAQLDRFAMRIDLGYPTAEHEVDVLFSQAHHHPLDDVVTVLDGATVEELQAQVRAVRVERGIGRYAVALADATRNHPSLKLGCSPRGALLLFRMTQAHAFVAGRDYAIPEDLKAVAIPVLAHRLSLDTKARYSGILKEDVVREVLDRVSVGV
- a CDS encoding DUF58 domain-containing protein, with amino-acid sequence MADPRAGRWTRRSALASLLLRFVRERLTARGRYLLGATAALALLGLDTLRSQVFLLFAAAAATLLVALVFTFWPPPRARFECPLPARTTAGRSFTVRARVRSARGELPDLRLSLRPRSEDENSLVVRPAEALLAAGTEEATEVSLQIEALQRGRYVLQGPSLRATDPLRLVTGRASRLPDQALIAYPRFWRMPEFAVPLGRRYQPGGIPLSSNVGDAVEFVGTRDYRQGDPLRNIHWRSWARRGAPVVKEYQEEYFCRIAIVLDTFLPKRVRSGDRRAFEAAISVAASVADFFSRTEHVVDVLAAGPILYEVSAGRSLAYLENILDVLACIEPCPEPPFRTIAPALFERLGQVTTVVAVVLDWDEARQGFLSQIRALGTAVRAVVVHEGPTTRPWEGVSDELGFVELMTPDYIERALAAEGAA
- a CDS encoding prepilin-type N-terminal cleavage/methylation domain-containing protein; the protein is MTRNESGFTLIELLIVVAIIGIIAAIAIPSLLRARVSANEAATVGDMRTLISGQAAYQSSNSGFYDGDLTCLVTPGNGACIPSYPTNAPTFLDSQLASQNPKSGYSRSFLAGAVLAPLPAYASPTSIGAYVYAATPVSVGQTGVRGFGSDFSGLICYTPSGALVGVTADPQLDITTCTPLQ
- a CDS encoding YciI family protein; the protein is MGLAVLFSLASGYGPSHTVEDVRSDRMTTVYIVLLRKGPHWNASHDATALQEAHLANIRSMWRAKKLIVAGPLGDDGDLRGIFLFQVPSLEDAKALTTSDPLVKEGHLVGEIHPWWVEKNALPEAGEYCRHPL
- a CDS encoding transglutaminaseTgpA domain-containing protein gives rise to the protein MIERVRRLDAREAALVAFAVAGAAAFAWGRAEPRAWLLLLPFSAAAAFRITAVPAPLRGASEKVAWIATGLLGGAVFYWLASPEGLGQPAPPLPAAAAYGAPLLSAIFLAGRSVWPPARALVPAVLVTTVVGASQARSARAMEIAVAAVALGAAFLLLNDKRPGPASARRWRLVRFGPFALLVGVVGAAIAWALPRAQPRVIQAAAQAAFPAGTSRFSPEARLGGTEELTLSSEVAMRVWTDRPQKLRAWVATRFDGATWLRTRSAVRPVFPAPSTPPAELVTWLAEVPGETFLVTSEQRETSPAIPLDRARVLLVGAIPGSIPAPRGLLIVRVRTERLGIDPSGLLTPALAPDSLYAVLSGTPGPEPAPGPDLVALPADTDPRLVALAESLGGGAVTNEERVERTVRYLQTQLRYSLWVGRFRSRQFVAEFVLEKKQGWCQYFATAAAVLLRLQGVPTRYVSGFQLRPQLLRGGHYVVRQADAHAWIEAWLPGRGWVEADPTPGAGYNRAHGEPGGGWLQETWHWLCGLGGLLLAVDWKAVPGLLWREALALATHARVRTGLSATAVLLLIAIAVWMFRSSRATRARHGVAPTSSGFELAPLLDRLDGLWAQHGVPRPPSRAPLEHLNQMPTGHAPAPLIEVSREIVERYYRARFAGQTAGPDEVRALESALDSRIPS